In one window of Rhinatrema bivittatum chromosome 10, aRhiBiv1.1, whole genome shotgun sequence DNA:
- the PTGER3 gene encoding prostaglandin E2 receptor EP3 subtype codes for MKPGGQALCERLNSTAGRMWDPDAPAAGKEKSNLTSRAAECGAVSVAFPLTMMITGLVGNALAILLVCRAYQKKENRRKQSFLLCIGSLALTDLTGQLLTSPVVIAVYLSSRQWSRVDPSGNLCAFFGACMTMFGLCPLFIASAMAVERTLAIRTPHWYASHMKTRATKSVLLAIWLGVLVFATLPLAGVGQYTLQWPGTWCFISTGEDHVAGNTFFASTFASLGLLALLVTFACNLATIKTLVARCKTKPSALKPSKQWERITLETMIQLMGIMCVLFACWSPLLVIMLKMISNHISIEHCKQSSLVQSMELQKECNFFLTAVRLASLNQILDPWVYLLLRKILLRKFCQVANAVSNCSKDGQKEEPFILEPEVRQTEA; via the exons ATGAAGCCCGGCGGGCAGGCGCTGTGCGAGCGGCTGAATTCCACGGCCGGGAGGATGTGGGACCCCGACGCCCCGGCGGCGGGGAAGGAGAAAAGCAACCTGACGAGCAGAGCCGCCGAGTGCGGCGCGGTGTCGGTGGCCTTCCCGCTGACCATGATGATCACGGGCCTGGTGGGCAACGCGCTCGCCATCCTGCTGGTCTGCCGCGCCTACCAGAAGAAGGAGAACCGGCGCAAGCAGTCCTTCCTGCTGTGCATCGGCTCCCTGGCGCTGACCGACCTGACGGGGCAGCTGCTGACCAGCCCGGTGGTGATCGCCGTCTACCTGTCCAGCCGGCAGTGGAGCCGCGTGGACCCCTCGGGCAACCTGTGCGCCTTCTTCGGCGCCTGCATGACCATGTTCGGCCTCTGCCCGCTCTTCATCGCCAGCGCCATGGCCGTCGAGCGCACGCTGGCCATCCGCACGCCGCACTGGTACGCCAGCCACATGAAAACCCGGGCCACCAAGAGCGTCCTGCTCGCCATCTGGCTGGGGGTGCTGGTCTTCGCCACGCTGCCCCTGGCCGGCGTGGGGCAGTACACGCTGCAGTGGCCGGGCACCTGGTGCTTCATCAGCACGGGCGAGGACCACGTCGCCGGCAACACCTTCTTCGCCTCCACCTTTGCCTCCCTGGGGCTCCTCGCCCTGCTGGTGACTTTCGCGTGCAATTTGGCGACCATCAAGACGCTCGTTGCGCGCTGCAAAACGAAACCGTCAGCCCTCAAGCCCAGCAAGCAGTGGGAAAGAATTACACTGGAAACCATGATCCAGCTGATGGGGATCATGTGCGTGCTTTTCGCGTGCTGGTCTCCACTGCTG GTGATTATGCTGAAAATGATATCcaatcacatctctattgaacACTGCAAACAGTCTTCCCTTGTCCAAAGCATGGAGCTGCAGAAGGAGTGTAACTTCTTCTTAACCGCTGTTCGTTTGGCCTCTTTAAACCAGATCCTGGACCCTTGGGTTTATCTGCTGCTAAGAAAGATTCTCCTTCGGAAATTTTGTCAGGTTGCAAATGCCGTCTCTAACTGCTCTAAGGATGGACAGAAAGAGGAGCCCTTCATTTTAGAACCTGAAGTCAGACAGACCGAAGCTTGA